One genomic window of Hypomesus transpacificus isolate Combined female unplaced genomic scaffold, fHypTra1 scaffold_176, whole genome shotgun sequence includes the following:
- the osbpl5 gene encoding oxysterol-binding protein-related protein 5, with protein sequence MKEENLFHRRLSLCPTPTSPPKIDTRALTRNLSYGGDSDLYPLSPGSESERNGLSMLSDELSPAQSPSSKSESKMFNGLEKECSSPTEKLARKESLKVQKKNYRQEKKRAAKELFSALKDPSVVIMSDWLKIRGSLKSWTKLWCALKPGVLLVYKTPKADHWVGTILLNACELIERPSKKDGFCFKLYHPLDKSIWAIKGPRGENVGSITQPLPSNYLIFRAASESDGRCWMDALELALSCSSLYKLTTKAGKDCDVSTSSESSHILHLLQSTPLTDAELLQFNESLLGNHHMENDGSSDKSEREAHEDWDTAANENGRLTEESDMDQSDELSPGLQATAYVEQGQEEMAEAGEASQVETVSEENKGLIWTLLKQLRPGMDLSKVVLPTFILEPRSFLDKLSDYYFHASLLSQAVSEESPYGRIKQVVRWYLSGFYKKPKGLKKPYNPILGETFRCCWLHPQTNSCTFYIAEQVSHHPPISAFYICNKKDGFSISGSILAKSKFYGNSLSAILDGKARLLLLGREEEYVITMPYAHCKGILYGTMTLELGGKITIECEQTRYAAELEFKLKPFLGGASSTNQISGKIHMGEELLATVDGHWDGEVFLQDRRSGQQEMLWNPTPEVRRTRLKRQVVQIDQQGPFESERLWQHVTSAIVERDQNRATQEKFVLEEAQRTEARDRGDKPWSSRLFCLDPDTQEWTYRHMDTRPWDPETCLVQFEKDGLIQTQERSQRRHDGLPYSHTWASQQKAQLNGQHRKSSSQPSSCSQNTESSSTTPEPTHESSDNEGFLNQCSRCNKEVKDIAGIEASIVSIQSTQQDMQRNLVSLSRQLSRQRASEDSVTLTGRHCLILCVLLLSQLLLNYVFT encoded by the exons ATGAAGGAGGAGAATTTGTTCCATCGGAGGTTGTCCCTGtgtcccacccccacctccccacctaAAATCGACACCCGCGCCTTGACCCGAAACCTGTCCTATGGGGGGGACAGTGATCTTTACCCTCTCAGTCCAG GAAGTGAGTCGGAGAGGAACGGCCTATCAATGCTGAGTGATGAACTTAGTCCCGCCCAGTCACCCAGCAGCAAG TCTGAGTCCAAGATGTTTAACGGGCTGGAGAAAGAGTGCTCCTCTCCCACGGAAAAGCTAGCCCGGAAAGAGTCCCTCAAG gtccAAAAGAAGAATTACCGACAGGAGAAGAAACGGGCAGCCAAAGAACTGTTCAGCGCTCTGAAGGACCCCAGCGTGGTCATCATGTCTGACTGGTTAAAG ATCCGTGGCTCCCTGAAGAGCTGGACCAAGCTGTGGTGTGCCCTGAAGCCTGGGGTCCTCCTGGTCTACAAGACCCCCAAGGCAGACCACTGGGTGGGCACCATCCTGCTCAACGCCTGCGAGCTGATCGAGAGGCCCTCCAAGAAGGACGGCTTCTGCTTCAAGCTCTACCACCCTCTGGACAAGTCTATCTGGGCCATCAAG GGTCCCAGAGGAGAGAATGTTGGCTCCATCACCCAGCCTCTGCCCAGTAACTACTTGATCTTCAGAGCTGCCTCGGAGTCCGATG GCCGGTGTTGGATGGATGCTCTGGAGCTGGCCCTCAGCTGCTCCAGCCTGTACAAGCTGACTACTAAGGCAGGCAAGGACTGTGACGTCAGCACCTCGTCAGAGTCCTCGCACATCCTCCACCTGCTGCAGTCCACTCCTCTCACAGACGCAGAGCTACTGCA GTTTAATGAGTCCCTGCTAGGAAACCACCACATGGAGAATGACGGCTCCTCTGACAAATCAGAGCGTGAAGCTCACGAGGACTGGGACACAGCAGCCAATGAGAACGGAAGGCTGACGGAGGAGAGCGACATGGACCAATCAGACGAGCTGTCTCCTGGCCTGCAGGCCACAGCCTACGTGGAGCAAGGCCAGGAGGAGATGGCCGAG GCCGGAGAGGCGTCGCAGGTGGAGACTGTGTCGGAGGAGAACAAGGGTCTGATCTGGACCCTGCTGAAGCAGCTGCGGCCAGGCATGGACCTGTCCAAGGTGGTGCTGCCCACCTTCATCCTGGAGCCCCGCTCCTTCCTCGACAAGCTCTCAGATTACTACTTCCACGCCAGCCTGCTCTCACA ggctgtgTCGGAGGAGAGTCCGTACGGCAGGATCAAACAGGTGGTACGCTGGTACCTGTCTGGCTTCTATAAGAAGCCCAAG ggtcTGAAGAAGCCGTATAATCCCATCCTGGGTGAGACGTTTCGCTGCTGCTGGCTCCACCCCCAAACAAATAGCTGCACCTTTTACATCGCAGAGCAG GTGTCCCATCACCCTCCCATCTCTGCCTTCTACATCTGCAACAAGAAAGATGGCTTCTCTATCAGTGGCAGCATCCTGGCCAAGTCCAAGTTTTACG GGAACTCTTTGTCGGCCATCTTGGACGGCAAGGCCAGACTGCTTCtgctgggcagagaggaggagtatGTCATCACCATGCCCTACGCACACTGCAAAG GTATCCTGTACGGCACCATGACTCTGGAGCTGGGAGGAAAGATCACTATCGAGTGTGAGCAGACCAGATATGCAGCCGAACTCGAGTTCAAGCTCAAG CCCTTCTTAGGAGGAGCCTCCTCAACCAACCAGATCTCTGGAAAGATCCACATGGGGGAGGAGCTACTGGCCACAGTGGATGGTCATTGG gaCGGCGAGGTGTTCCTGCAGGACAGGCGTTCAGGGCAACAGGAGATGCTGTGGAACCCAACTCCAGAGGTCCGCAGGACCAGACTCAAGAGACAGGTGGTCCAGATCGACCAGCAGGGGCCTTTTGAGTCCGAgag actgTGGCAGCACGTCACCAGTGCCATAGTGGAGCGGGACCAGAACCGGGCCACCCAGGAGAAGTTTGTCCTGGAGGAAGCTCAGAGGACGGAGGCCCGCGACCGCGGAGACAAGCCCTGGAGCTCCAGACTCTTCTGCCTGGACCCCGACACACAGGAATGGACCTACAGACACATGGA CACCAGGCCCTGGGACCCGGAGACCTGCCTGGTCCAGTTTGAGAAAGATGGGCTGATCCAGACCCAGGAGAGGAGCCAGAGACGCCACGACGGCCTGCCCTACAGCCACACCTGGGCCAGCCAgcagaag gcCCAGCTGAATGGGCAGCACAGGAAGAGCAGCAGTCAGCCGTCCAGCTGCAGCCAGAACACTGAGAGCAGCAGCACCACTCCTGAACCCACACATGAGTCTTCTGATAAcgagg GGTTCCTGAATCAGTGTTCACGTTGCAACAAGGAAGTGAAGGACATAGCTGGGATAGAGGCCTCCATTGTGTCCATACAGAGCACACAGCAGGACATGCAGAG GAACCTGGTGTCTCTGAGCCGGCAGCTTTCTCGTCAGCGTGCGTCCGAGGACAGCGTGACTCTCACGGGCCGCCACTGTCTCATCctgtgtgtcctcctgctctctcagctcctcctcaaCTACGTCTTCACCtga